In one Liolophura sinensis isolate JHLJ2023 chromosome 11, CUHK_Ljap_v2, whole genome shotgun sequence genomic region, the following are encoded:
- the LOC135477808 gene encoding histidine-rich glycoprotein-like yields MYVCHHFRDRTYDYVCNYVHNHVYHHLHDYVYHHVHVHLYHHLHDHVYHQVHDHVYRHVHVHLYHHLHDHVYHQVHDHVYRHVHVHLYHHLHDHVYHQVHDHVYRHVHDHVYTHVYDHVYHHEHDHERDYVHDHVYHHLHDYECHHVYHHVHDHVRVHMHNHVYHHLHEHAYHHLPHHVYRHLLHHVYHHVYRHVHHHVYHHVHDYVYHHVYNYLYIHVRNHVYHHLHGHMYDWTYLCDHFGDRIYGYVRNHVYHYVHDHVYHYVHDQVYHQLHDDVYHHTHDRMYHHVHDQVYHYVHHHMYHHVHDHTSVILLLSFRFSLSNHVATFDT; encoded by the coding sequence atgtacgtgtgccaTCATTTTCGTGATCGCACATACGATTATGTGTGCAATTATGTACATAATCATGTGTACCATCATCTGCACGATTATGTGTACCATCATGTGCACGTTCATCTTTATCATCACCTGCACGATCATGTATACCATCAAGTGCACGATCATGTGTACCGTCATGTGCACGTTCATCTTTATCATCACCTGCACGATCATGTATACCATCAAGTGCACGATCATGTGTACCGTCATGTGCACGTTCATCTTTATCATCACCTGCACGATCATGTATACCATCAAGTGCACGATCATGTGTACCGTCATGTGCACGACCAcgtgtacacacatgtgtatgATCATGTGTACCATCATGAGCACGATCATGAGCGTGATTATGTGCACGACCATGTGTACCATCATCTGCACGATTATGAGTGCCATCATGTGTACCATCATGTGCACGACCATGTGCGTGTTCATATGCACAACCATGTGTACCATCATTTGCATGAACATGCGTACCATCATCTGCCCCATCATGTGTACCGCCATCTGCTCCATCATGTGTACCATCATGTGTACCGTCATGTGCACCATCATGTGTACCATCATGTGCACGACTATGTGTACCATCATGTGTACAATTATTTGTACATTCATGTGCGTAATCATGTGTACCATCATCTGCACGGTCATATGTACGATTGGACGTATTTGTGCGATCATTTTGGTGATCGCATATACGGCTATGTGCGTAATCATGTGTACCATTATGTGCACGATCACGTGTACCATTATGTGCACGATCAAGTGTACCATCAACTGCACGATGACGTGTACCATCATACGCACGATCGTATGTACCATCATGTGCACGATCAGGTGTACCATTATGTGCACCACCACATGTACCATCATGTTCACGATCACACTTCAGTTATTCTGTTGCTCTCATTCAGATTTAGCCTTTCTAATCATGTGGCTACATTTGACACGTGA